GCCTCATCAGAAAATCCACCCTGTTTAAGCCAGCTAATTTTGCCGCCTTGCCAGAGGAGATTTTGCCAAGCTCATAAAGTTTCAGGGCTAAGAGATATCTTGCTTCTTCTTCAAATCTTTCTTTACTTTCTTTAAGGGAAAGCAGAAGGTCATCTGGATATTTTACCGTTAAAACATTTTCTCTCATTCTCAATTCCTCCTTTTTTTAAAGTTTAATATATTTACCTTTGATATGTCCATTTTATTCTTTTAATTTTTTGCTCCATAGCATTGCATCAAGAGAGCTTCCTATAACTGGCGTTAATACACCAAGAATATGGCCCAAAGGAAAAAGATTAGTCATTATTATTGAATCAAAGTCTTTGTTAATAAAAATAGGAGCAATCAATAAAGCTAATCCTGCTATATACCCTATAAAAACAGCACTTAAAAGCCAAAATATATTTAAAGGGGTAATTTGAAGTTTAAACTTCAGGCTTTTATTGGATATCAATAGCTCTAATATTAGTCCCCAAAAAGGACTACTGATAACACAGGTTTTGACTATAATAGGAAGACAAATATCTATAACTTTCCCAAAATGTCCAATTTTCCCAAAATGTCCAATTATTGCAATATTAAAAGCAAGTAGTGTACTCAAAAATGTAGTGGCAGAGACAATCAATGGAAAGGCAATAAGCTTTTGTGTTTTTAAAGAAGATTTTCTAATGACTATTCCAATTAGAATTAGAATACTTAGCATTAAAAACATTGCTATCTTGTCAGAATAGGCTCTAATGATTACATTAATCATCTTTATTATTATTCTTGGCGTAGTTGAAATTCAAGTCCTCCTCCTTTCCATGCCATCATAAACATACATCCCAACCAGCAGTCTATGGCAGCAAGGCGGGAATTTTTATTTTCGCAATGCATTTTATATCTACAGCTAAGCTTACAATCTTCAAAGTCTTTTCCTTCAAAATATCCTTCTTCAGCTAGCTTATAAAATTTTACTGTTTCATATATTATTCCACCAATGATAATTCCACCAATTATACCTTCAACAATACCTATTTCTCCTTTTGGATCAATCCAATTGACTGGATTATTTTTTACATAAATATATGGATGTAGCCTTTGGGACCTAAAAAGCATACCTTTTCTTATCCCACGATAACTCAATAGCCCTGCTCCTTTTATGGGGAGTATGTTTGCCCCAGGACAGGTAGGGCAGGATTGAGGGCGGGGAAGATAGGGTCTTGTGAGAGAAACCTCCCGGTTTCGGGATCGTAGTGCTTTGTAACGCAAATTATTAAAGGAAAGAAATTCAATTAAAAATTAACAATGCAAAACTCAAAGTATAGAATCAAATTTGCCAAAGTTCACATCATAAATTTCCCAATTGTGGAAATTTAGATAAGAGATTATACTATATTAAATTTTGTAAGATGCCTATAAAAAAATTTTTTCTTAAAATTTTTAACCTCCTTATTGGCGTTTTAACAGAGGTTGTATTTTGCCTTTTCCTTATCCTTGCATTAGGAATTCCTGCAATGCTCATCTGGCTTATAAATGACAAATTTTAGAACAATTCTTTATTATATAGGAAGGATAATATCTGCATTTAGCTTTGTTGCATTTATCCCATTTGTTATTGCTATAATAATGGCTGAATATAAAAGTGCTATAGATCTTCTTATTGGATTTTCCTCCTCTGTCCTTTTTGGCTATATCCTTATTTTATTAGGAAAAAAGGGGGAGATTACATGGGTTGTTGGTATGGTTATTGTCTCCTTAACCTGGTTCTTTCTTATGTTTCTCGTTGCCATTCCATTATTCTTATCAGGCCATTATCTTTCATACCTTGATGCTTGCTTTGACACAATGTCTGGTTTGGCTACTGTCGGCTTTTCTATAATCAACGATATTGACCATCTCTCTTATTCCCTTAATACATTCAGGTTTTTTGTTCCATATATTGCAGGCCAGGGAATAATCCTGGTAGCCTTAATCTTCCTTGCAACAAGCCCTTCTGGCTATGGAATGTATCTTGGAGAAGGAAGGGAAGATAGAATTCTTCCAAACATTGCAAGCACAGCTCAAATAATTTGGTCAATAGCCCTGCTATATCTTGTTGTAGGTATAGGCATCTTATGGCTAATTGGAATAAAAGAAGATATGGGAATAATAAATGCATTTTTTCATGCAATGTGGCTTTATATGAGTGGTTGGGCTACCTGTGGCTTACCTCCTACATCTTCCTCTGTTCTTTTTTATTATAGTCCCTTAATTGACCTTGCAACAATTATTGTTTTTATATTAGGCTCTATTAACTTTTATCTTCATTATACTATTTGGACAGGAAAGAGGCTTGAGATATTTAAGAATACAGAAATAAGAACCTTCTTTTTTACCCTTATTGTTTCATTTATTTTTGTAAGCCTTGGCATTGTCAAATCAGGGCTTTATAATGATTTTCCCTCTTTCTTTTTGCAGGGTTTATACCATACAACATCTGCTCATACAACCTGTGGCTTATCTTTTGTCTACCCATCCTATTTTATAAAATGGGGAGAGATAGCGTTGATTGGAATGATAATTGCTATGGGAATTGGTGGTTCTGCTGGCTCAACGGGTGGAGGGATTAAAATTTTAAGGGTAGGGGTAATTGTAAAAAGCCTTATTGAGGACATAAAAAGCATTGCTTTTCCAAGCTCAGCTGTTGTTCATAGTAAATTTCATCATATAAAGGATATTCTACTTAATGATAGGATTATCCGCTCATCTATGATTATTACATTTTCCTATCTTTCTACATATTTTTTTGGTGCCTTAATTGGTGTTATATATGGCTACCCATTTATCAACTCTTTGTTTGAATCTGTATCAACAACATCTGGAACAGGATTTAGTTGCGGGATTGTATCAAGTAGTATGCCATCTCTTATGAAGATTGTTTATATCTTTCAAATGTGGGCAGGTAGGCTTGAGTTTATCTCTATATTTGCCATTATAAGCCTATTATTAGGAAGAAAAAGATGAATTGGATTTTATTTTTTCTTTTATTTTGTTCCTCATCCTTTGGGATAACCATCTTTGACCTTATTCAAGAACAGAAGCAAAAAGCTGTAGAGATTGAAGCAGAGGTTGTTGGAAAGCTCATCAAAAGGGGTAATTTCTATCTTCTTAATATAAATGACAAAACAGGAGGGATTGGTGTATTTATAAAAATTGACAAATGTCCTAAAATAGAATATTATGGCAGATATGGTGTAATTGGGGATAGAATAAGGGTTTTTGGAATATTTCATCCAGTCTGCAAGGAGCATTGGGGAAAGATGGATATTCATAGTAGCTCTATTGAGGTATTAGAAAAAGGCAAAATACAAAAAGAAAGGATAAATAAAAATAGGATATTGCTTTTGTTTGCCTTGACATTAGCTAGCCTCCTTCTTATTATGATACACAAGAGAAGATTTAGAAGAGAGGAT
This is a stretch of genomic DNA from bacterium. It encodes these proteins:
- a CDS encoding UPF0175 family protein; the protein is MRENVLTVKYPDDLLLSLKESKERFEEEARYLLALKLYELGKISSGKAAKLAGLNRVDFLMRLGQYNVSPFQVELKEILEESKNAK
- a CDS encoding potassium transporter TrkG — protein: MTNFRTILYYIGRIISAFSFVAFIPFVIAIIMAEYKSAIDLLIGFSSSVLFGYILILLGKKGEITWVVGMVIVSLTWFFLMFLVAIPLFLSGHYLSYLDACFDTMSGLATVGFSIINDIDHLSYSLNTFRFFVPYIAGQGIILVALIFLATSPSGYGMYLGEGREDRILPNIASTAQIIWSIALLYLVVGIGILWLIGIKEDMGIINAFFHAMWLYMSGWATCGLPPTSSSVLFYYSPLIDLATIIVFILGSINFYLHYTIWTGKRLEIFKNTEIRTFFFTLIVSFIFVSLGIVKSGLYNDFPSFFLQGLYHTTSAHTTCGLSFVYPSYFIKWGEIALIGMIIAMGIGGSAGSTGGGIKILRVGVIVKSLIEDIKSIAFPSSAVVHSKFHHIKDILLNDRIIRSSMIITFSYLSTYFFGALIGVIYGYPFINSLFESVSTTSGTGFSCGIVSSSMPSLMKIVYIFQMWAGRLEFISIFAIISLLLGRKR